Proteins from a single region of Aureibacter tunicatorum:
- a CDS encoding DUF4856 domain-containing protein: MRRNFAFLAIAAMSVLSSCKYDNEYPPSGENYDNTTYNYDTDLSSFESVNAQALRLIEEMEKGHDGAELSESVLLGIYKEKLAVGASLMELTSPASQDTVEFMIKRFASISSLQQQGENGKPGLTSLPSGSSLLLDGNGMNYAKLVEKELMGAVIYFNEFSEKGYLSSIREEVNNNKLNDSTIARNEMSWDAAFGFTGTRKSEESSTYYIDPSYFWGNEWAKMNQVDGSNTLENIYGHFVRGRRSISYINRDTLMMDIQGISNNWELSIARKVEENLSSALDHSNQSGLRAHDLSAALGSIRMLPHNIESKMDSVDSRSISGKLGENFYETTDWQIQEIRKDIVFKYPELEPYLLKPILENVEEDQEASSR, translated from the coding sequence ATGAGGCGTAACTTTGCTTTTTTGGCCATTGCCGCTATGAGCGTCCTTTCATCTTGCAAGTACGACAACGAATATCCTCCATCTGGAGAAAACTACGACAACACAACCTATAACTACGACACCGATCTTTCTTCATTTGAAAGTGTCAACGCTCAAGCTTTGAGGCTGATCGAGGAAATGGAAAAAGGACATGATGGCGCTGAGCTATCCGAAAGCGTATTGCTTGGAATTTACAAGGAAAAGCTTGCTGTAGGAGCCAGTCTTATGGAACTAACCAGCCCTGCTTCGCAAGACACTGTGGAATTCATGATCAAGCGATTTGCAAGCATTTCTTCCTTGCAGCAACAAGGAGAAAACGGGAAGCCCGGCTTGACTAGCTTGCCTTCGGGAAGCAGCCTTTTGCTTGACGGCAATGGCATGAACTACGCCAAGCTTGTGGAAAAAGAGCTCATGGGAGCTGTGATCTACTTCAACGAATTTTCGGAAAAAGGATATCTTTCCAGTATTCGCGAAGAGGTGAACAACAATAAATTAAATGACAGCACCATCGCAAGAAACGAAATGTCTTGGGATGCCGCGTTCGGTTTTACAGGCACTCGAAAAAGCGAAGAATCATCGACATATTATATCGATCCTTCATATTTTTGGGGCAACGAATGGGCTAAAATGAACCAAGTGGATGGCAGCAATACTTTGGAAAATATTTACGGCCACTTTGTCAGAGGCAGAAGATCGATCTCTTACATCAACAGAGACACATTGATGATGGATATCCAAGGCATCTCCAACAACTGGGAACTGTCTATAGCGAGAAAAGTCGAAGAAAACCTGTCTTCCGCGCTTGATCATTCGAATCAATCAGGATTGAGAGCTCACGACTTGTCAGCGGCACTAGGAAGCATCCGTATGCTCCCTCATAATATCGAATCAAAAATGGATTCTGTGGACTCTCGCTCAATTAGCGGAAAACTTGGAGAGAACTTTTACGAAACAACTGATTGGCAGATACAAGAAATTAGAAAAGACATAGTTTTCAAGTATCCTGAACTGGAACCTTACTTGCTAAAACCTATCTTGGAAAATGTAGA